In Rutidosis leptorrhynchoides isolate AG116_Rl617_1_P2 chromosome 2, CSIRO_AGI_Rlap_v1, whole genome shotgun sequence, one genomic interval encodes:
- the LOC139889221 gene encoding uncharacterized protein, whose protein sequence is MGPFPKSHNYLYILVAIDYVSKWAEAKPLPTNDARVVITFLMGLFARFGTPKALISDRGTHFCNVQMEKTVGSNPKEWSNKLDDALWAFRTAYKTPIGTTPFRLVYGKACHLPLEIEHKAHWALRTCNLDYHEEKTKRWHDNRIKGQKEFKEGDRVLLYNSRFKLSSGKLKFRWSGPFVVRKVYAYGTVELFDSNGEGFKK, encoded by the exons ATGGGCCCGTTTCCGAAATCCCATAACTATCTTTACATACTCGTTGCTATCgattacgtgtctaaatgggcagaGGCAAAGCCTCTTcctactaacgatgcacgagttgtaatcacGTTTTTGATGGGGCTTTTTGCCCGTTTTGGTACTCCGAAGGCCCTCATTAGTGATAGGGGAACCCACTTTTGCAATGTGCAAATGGAGAAG ACCGTCGGttcgaatccaaaggaatggtccaacaAACTCGATGATGCATTGTGGGCGTTTCGTACAGCCTATAAAACTCCTATCGGGACCACTCCTTTTCGCTTGGTTTATGGCAAAGCAtgtcatctcccgttggagattgagcacaaAGCACATTGGGCTCTTCGGACATGCAATCTCGATTATCATGAG GAAAAGACGAAGAGGTGGCATGACAATCGGATCAAAGGTcagaaagaatttaaggaaggcgaCCGTGTCCTTCTTTATAATTCGCGTTTCAAATTGTCATCGGGAAAGCTTAAGTTCCGTTGGTCGGGACCGTTTGTGGTTAGGAAGGTGTACGCATATGGTACGGTGGAATTGTTCGATTCGAATGGTGAAGGTTTCaag AAGTAA